Proteins from a genomic interval of Caldicellulosiruptor diazotrophicus:
- a CDS encoding acyl-CoA dehydrogenase family protein: protein MEYFLSEEQKIIKKLAKRISDEYVSKVAIKYDKEGIFPRDILNLLAYTELTGVYIPKEYGGFGGGVMEMCLVVEELSRNCAGVAVSYAATALGAYPIILYGNEEQKKKYLPKIAKGELIAAFALTEADAGSDVSSIKTVAEKKGDYYILNGSKHWITNGGEADIYVVFAVTDKSKGPRGISAFIVEKGYEGFYCGKKEDKMGIRSSSTTELIFEDCKVPRENLLGREGTGFIVAMKTFDRTRPGVAAMAVGIAQGAYEHAVRYAKERFQFGQPLSSFQAIQHMLADMYINIEAARSLLYSTCRMIDSGIKDFSKESSACKVFASDVAMKVTTDAVQIMGGNGYVKDYPVEKMMRDAKVTQIFEGANQIQRNIIASEIIKEY, encoded by the coding sequence ATGGAGTATTTTTTAAGCGAAGAGCAGAAGATTATAAAGAAACTTGCAAAAAGAATTTCAGATGAATATGTGTCAAAGGTTGCAATAAAATATGACAAAGAAGGTATATTCCCAAGAGATATATTGAACCTTTTGGCGTACACTGAGCTCACTGGGGTATATATTCCTAAAGAATATGGTGGGTTTGGTGGCGGTGTTATGGAAATGTGCCTTGTTGTGGAAGAGCTTTCAAGAAACTGTGCAGGTGTTGCGGTATCATATGCAGCTACAGCTCTGGGTGCATATCCCATAATTCTTTATGGAAATGAAGAACAAAAGAAAAAATATTTGCCTAAAATAGCAAAAGGAGAGTTAATAGCTGCTTTCGCATTGACAGAAGCTGACGCTGGAAGTGATGTGAGCAGTATAAAGACAGTTGCAGAGAAAAAAGGAGATTATTATATTTTAAATGGTAGCAAGCACTGGATAACAAACGGAGGTGAAGCTGATATATATGTAGTATTTGCAGTAACTGATAAGTCTAAAGGACCGCGCGGAATTTCAGCTTTCATTGTTGAAAAGGGGTATGAAGGATTTTATTGTGGTAAAAAAGAGGACAAGATGGGAATAAGATCATCTTCTACTACAGAGCTTATATTTGAAGATTGTAAAGTTCCCAGGGAAAATCTTTTAGGTCGTGAAGGGACAGGGTTTATTGTTGCAATGAAGACGTTTGACAGGACACGTCCTGGAGTGGCTGCAATGGCTGTTGGGATTGCCCAAGGTGCCTATGAGCACGCAGTCAGGTATGCAAAAGAAAGGTTTCAATTTGGGCAACCTCTTTCGTCCTTTCAGGCAATCCAGCATATGCTGGCTGACATGTACATAAACATCGAAGCTGCAAGATCTTTACTTTACTCAACATGTAGGATGATAGACAGTGGGATAAAGGATTTTTCAAAGGAATCTTCAGCATGCAAAGTTTTTGCATCTGATGTTGCTATGAAGGTCACCACTGATGCTGTTCAGATTATGGGTGGAAATGGATATGTTAAGGATTATCCGGTTGAAAAGATGATGAGAGATGCTAAGGTAACTCAGATATTTGAAGGAGCAAATCAAATACAGAGAAATATTATAGCTTCCGAGATCATAAAAGAGTATTAA
- a CDS encoding ComEC/Rec2 family competence protein, with amino-acid sequence MTKKLSLYILLMTIIFFLFLSGCSYLFQTSDFWGTNSAQFLDKQVCSVFFLDVGQGDSILIKTPENKFVLIDSGPNSAEQNVLQTLDRLNVKKLDVVIVTHPHEDHIGNMDKIISKYDIERFYTTNKTTNTQTFEDMLNALKKKNLKISIARPFDRLKLNGVTLTFLSPLKDYDDLNDSSVVVMLEFARRRLLFTGDISKNVEYDIIRDIHDIEADILKVSHHGSYAATSSLFLEKVNPKVAIISVGKDNPYGHPHSSTIRRLEKFKVKIFTTERNGNIVALIFPDGTLKLITQR; translated from the coding sequence ATGACGAAAAAACTTTCGTTATATATTCTATTAATGACAATTATATTCTTTCTTTTTTTAAGTGGATGTTCGTATCTATTTCAAACTTCTGACTTTTGGGGAACAAATTCAGCCCAGTTTTTAGATAAGCAAGTATGTAGTGTATTTTTTTTGGATGTAGGTCAGGGAGATAGTATACTGATAAAAACTCCCGAAAATAAGTTTGTATTGATTGACTCAGGACCAAATTCTGCTGAACAGAATGTTTTACAAACCTTAGATAGATTAAATGTCAAAAAATTAGATGTGGTGATTGTAACTCATCCGCATGAGGACCATATTGGCAACATGGACAAGATTATTTCTAAATATGACATAGAAAGATTTTATACAACAAATAAAACAACAAATACTCAGACATTTGAGGATATGCTAAATGCACTAAAGAAAAAAAACCTAAAGATTTCAATTGCAAGACCATTTGACAGATTAAAATTAAATGGTGTCACATTGACTTTTTTGTCACCTCTTAAAGATTATGATGATTTGAATGATTCGAGTGTGGTTGTTATGCTTGAATTTGCAAGAAGAAGGTTGTTATTTACTGGTGATATTTCAAAGAACGTAGAATATGACATAATAAGGGATATTCATGATATAGAGGCAGATATTTTAAAGGTTTCTCATCACGGAAGCTATGCTGCAACATCAAGCTTGTTTTTGGAAAAGGTAAATCCCAAAGTTGCTATCATAAGTGTGGGGAAGGACAATCCGTACGGTCATCCGCATTCATCCACAATAAGGAGATTGGAGAAATTTAAAGTCAAAATATTTACAACAGAACGAAATGGCAATATTGTTGCATTGATATTTCCAGATGGCACATTAAAACTCATTACACAAAGATAG
- a CDS encoding electron transfer flavoprotein subunit alpha/FixB family protein: protein MEHVIFVPAIYHIGDVSQLGSLFSFIDSRITIKGKKIILYLYTNSQVKDKDINYLKTLPVSQIVICENKLFSGWELPYIDAITQHINIIKPHAVISISSDFIKSILARVAARFSCGFAVDCTDIIFDESTYKYSFLKPAYAGNINAEILVKNSSIVFATLKIKNADECSFETIDNKVEVINTLIENIEPFAVKVIEKNLAHDIDNKLESAKIVIGVGRGIKDKENLKYAFELANILNAAVGVTRPLVDMGWVDKEYQIGQSGKIISPQIYFAFGISGAAHHVCGIGSPKLIIAVNKNRDAQIFKIAHYGIVADATHALKSFVKIFKSKVKGC from the coding sequence ATGGAACATGTTATATTTGTACCAGCAATTTATCATATTGGTGATGTTTCACAACTTGGTTCTCTTTTTTCTTTTATTGATAGCAGAATTACAATTAAAGGTAAAAAAATTATTTTGTATCTATATACAAATAGCCAAGTGAAAGATAAAGATATAAATTACCTGAAGACTCTTCCGGTAAGTCAGATTGTCATTTGTGAAAACAAACTTTTTTCAGGTTGGGAATTACCATACATTGATGCTATAACCCAGCATATAAATATAATAAAACCTCATGCTGTCATTTCAATATCAAGTGATTTTATAAAGTCAATTTTAGCAAGAGTTGCTGCACGCTTTTCATGTGGGTTTGCTGTTGATTGTACAGACATTATATTTGATGAAAGTACTTACAAATATAGTTTTTTGAAGCCTGCGTATGCAGGTAATATAAACGCTGAGATCTTAGTCAAAAATTCATCTATTGTATTTGCAACTTTAAAAATAAAAAATGCAGATGAATGTTCTTTTGAGACCATTGATAACAAGGTGGAGGTTATTAATACTCTCATTGAAAATATTGAACCTTTTGCTGTAAAGGTTATTGAAAAAAATTTAGCTCATGATATTGATAACAAACTTGAAAGTGCTAAAATAGTTATTGGTGTAGGAAGGGGAATTAAAGACAAGGAAAATTTAAAATATGCTTTTGAACTTGCAAATATTTTAAATGCTGCAGTAGGTGTTACAAGGCCGCTTGTTGACATGGGGTGGGTTGACAAAGAATATCAAATTGGTCAAAGTGGAAAGATTATATCACCACAGATATATTTTGCGTTTGGTATTTCGGGTGCAGCCCATCATGTTTGTGGGATTGGTAGTCCAAAACTCATAATAGCAGTTAACAAAAACAGGGATGCACAAATTTTTAAAATTGCACATTACGGGATTGTTGCTGATGCTACCCATGCTTTAAAAAGTTTTGTAAAGATTTTTAAAAGCAAGGTTAAAGGTTGCTGA
- a CDS encoding nucleotide sugar dehydrogenase, with product MNEIAQKLLEKIENKTAVIGVVGLGYVGLPLAVEKAKAGYKVIGFDIQQKRVDMVNKGQNYIGDVVDKELADLVKEGRIFATTDYSKIGDVDAVAICVPTPLDKYKQPDISYVVNSTREISKYLHRGMLIVLESTTYPGTTEEVVKPILEKSGLKCGEDFFLAFSPERVDPGNKVYNTKNTPKVVGGVTKICTEIAARLYENVLKGEVFRVSSPKVAEMEKILENTFRNINIALVNEMAILCERMNIDIWEVIEAAKTKPYGFMAFYPGPGLGGHCIPIDPFYLTWKAREYDYHTRLIEIAGEINNYMPEYVVERVMKILNKFKKPLNGSKILILGVAYKKDIDDIRESPALKIIEIFEKENAEIDYNDPYVPSFTYNGKQYFSVDFTAESLKKYDIVVITTDHSKYDYNFIVENANLIFDTRNATKGIKSDKIYKL from the coding sequence ATGAATGAAATTGCGCAAAAACTTCTTGAAAAGATTGAAAACAAAACAGCAGTGATTGGAGTTGTAGGACTTGGATATGTAGGTCTTCCTCTTGCTGTCGAAAAGGCAAAAGCAGGGTACAAGGTTATTGGATTTGACATACAGCAAAAGAGAGTTGACATGGTAAACAAAGGCCAAAATTATATTGGCGATGTTGTGGACAAAGAACTTGCTGATCTTGTAAAGGAAGGTAGAATCTTTGCCACAACTGACTACAGCAAGATTGGAGATGTTGATGCTGTTGCTATATGTGTTCCCACTCCACTTGATAAATACAAACAGCCTGACATTTCGTACGTTGTAAACTCTACAAGAGAGATTTCAAAATACCTTCATAGAGGAATGCTAATTGTTTTAGAGAGTACTACATATCCGGGAACAACTGAAGAAGTTGTGAAACCTATTTTAGAAAAGAGTGGACTAAAATGCGGTGAGGATTTCTTTTTAGCTTTTTCACCTGAAAGGGTTGATCCGGGTAACAAAGTGTACAATACAAAGAACACACCAAAAGTTGTTGGTGGAGTAACAAAAATATGTACAGAAATAGCCGCAAGGCTTTATGAGAATGTTTTGAAAGGAGAGGTATTCAGGGTAAGCTCGCCAAAGGTTGCGGAAATGGAAAAGATTTTAGAAAATACATTCAGGAATATCAATATTGCTCTTGTAAACGAAATGGCTATTTTATGTGAGAGGATGAACATTGATATATGGGAGGTAATTGAAGCGGCGAAAACAAAACCTTATGGATTTATGGCATTTTATCCCGGACCTGGGCTGGGCGGTCATTGCATACCGATTGACCCGTTTTATCTTACTTGGAAAGCACGTGAATACGATTATCATACAAGGCTCATTGAAATAGCTGGTGAGATAAACAACTATATGCCAGAGTACGTGGTAGAAAGAGTTATGAAAATCCTAAACAAATTCAAAAAACCTTTGAACGGCTCAAAAATTTTGATTTTAGGCGTGGCGTACAAAAAAGATATTGATGATATAAGAGAGTCACCCGCATTAAAAATTATTGAAATATTTGAAAAAGAGAATGCAGAGATAGATTACAATGATCCATATGTACCGAGTTTTACTTATAACGGGAAACAGTATTTTTCGGTGGATTTTACTGCAGAGTCGCTCAAAAAATATGATATAGTGGTTATCACAACAGACCATTCAAAATATGATTATAATTTTATAGTAGAAAATGCTAATCTTATTTTTGACACAAGAAATGCAACAAAAGGCATTAAATCTGATAAAATTTATAAACTATAA
- a CDS encoding Gfo/Idh/MocA family protein — MEKLKICLVGCGRISFKHAEAYANNYDQLEVVGFCDLDSQKALRTRQKYYELLATKGIEIKKDIPIYTDYIKMLKEQECDIVDIATYSGCHAEQTLVALDFNKHVIVEKPMALSIEDADLMIKKAREKKKILSVCLQNRFNKSVQKLKSAVDSGKFGKLLYAVASIRWNRNDEYYRHDSWRGTWEQDGGALMNQCTHNIDLLQWIISSEVDEIYGDIETFLRPIEAEDTGFAILKFKSGARGVVEGTTCVWPSNLEETLSVFGQTGTAVLGGTSVNKIVVWRVPDEDEKEALEKFAENPDNVYGFGHTPFIKNVIEAIKSGQNPLVTGEEGKKSLEIILGIYKSAIEKRPIKIPLTNFSTMDMKKVYERQRLVR, encoded by the coding sequence ATGGAGAAGCTAAAAATTTGTCTTGTTGGATGTGGAAGGATATCATTTAAACATGCTGAGGCTTATGCCAACAACTATGATCAACTTGAGGTTGTGGGATTTTGTGACTTAGATAGCCAAAAAGCTTTGAGGACAAGACAAAAGTATTATGAACTGCTTGCAACCAAAGGAATTGAAATAAAAAAGGATATACCTATATACACGGATTATATCAAGATGTTAAAAGAACAAGAATGTGACATAGTTGACATAGCCACATACAGTGGGTGCCATGCTGAGCAGACACTTGTTGCTTTGGATTTTAATAAGCATGTGATTGTAGAAAAGCCTATGGCACTTTCAATAGAAGATGCGGATTTGATGATTAAAAAAGCAAGAGAAAAAAAGAAGATACTTAGTGTATGTCTTCAAAACAGGTTTAACAAAAGCGTACAAAAACTTAAAAGTGCTGTAGATAGTGGGAAATTTGGTAAGTTATTGTATGCAGTTGCAAGTATCAGATGGAATAGGAACGATGAATACTACAGACATGATAGTTGGAGAGGTACTTGGGAACAAGATGGTGGTGCGCTTATGAACCAATGTACCCACAACATTGACCTTCTGCAATGGATAATAAGTTCTGAAGTTGACGAGATTTATGGTGATATAGAAACATTTTTAAGACCGATTGAAGCAGAGGATACAGGTTTTGCTATTTTGAAATTTAAAAGTGGAGCAAGAGGAGTTGTCGAAGGAACAACATGCGTTTGGCCTTCAAATTTAGAAGAGACGCTCAGTGTTTTTGGTCAAACAGGTACTGCAGTTCTTGGTGGTACATCGGTTAACAAAATTGTTGTATGGCGTGTACCTGATGAGGATGAAAAAGAGGCTTTAGAGAAGTTTGCCGAAAATCCAGATAATGTATATGGGTTTGGCCACACCCCTTTTATCAAGAATGTTATTGAAGCCATCAAAAGTGGACAAAATCCACTGGTTACTGGTGAGGAAGGTAAAAAGTCCTTAGAGATAATTCTGGGTATTTACAAGTCTGCAATTGAGAAAAGACCAATAAAAATACCACTTACTAATTTTTCTACAATGGATATGAAAAAGGTTTATGAAAGGCAGAGGTTGGTAAGATGA
- a CDS encoding nucleotidyltransferase produces the protein MKVAGIVVEYNPFHNGHLYHLQKTREITKADIVVGVMSGNFIQRGEPAIVNKWARTKMAILNGVDVVFELPFAYACNSAEIFAYGAISILNQLGVDFIVFGSECGDINKLKETAKHLAFEEDDFKSSLKSYLKEGHSFPKARELALTKTCKTSIEFSSNNILGIEYIKWIYRLNSKIEPFTIRRIGTSYNDPNLTQDTYASATAIRRNINNLHEIKNKMPSVSYEILIEEFENGRGPVFLEDYFKFFIYNAIVVPDFLKNKIDVKEGLENRFEKYIFNSQSVKNLFENVKTKRYTLTRLQRIFIHAIVRNNLDQKTLLSITPYVRVLGFNQKGKEYLNKIKGKIEYITKINQQWLKKPQYKELLELEIRSSMLHALQYKDFHKYLLTEFKSSPIYISSRS, from the coding sequence ATGAAGGTTGCTGGAATAGTAGTAGAATACAACCCTTTTCACAATGGACACCTGTACCATTTGCAAAAGACAAGAGAAATAACAAAGGCAGACATAGTTGTGGGCGTAATGAGTGGCAATTTTATTCAAAGAGGAGAACCAGCAATTGTAAATAAATGGGCAAGGACAAAGATGGCCATTTTAAATGGAGTGGATGTTGTCTTTGAGCTTCCATTTGCATATGCCTGTAACAGTGCTGAAATATTCGCATATGGCGCAATATCCATTTTAAACCAGCTTGGCGTTGACTTTATTGTCTTTGGCTCAGAATGCGGTGATATAAATAAGCTTAAAGAAACTGCTAAACACTTAGCATTTGAAGAAGATGATTTCAAGTCAAGTTTGAAAAGTTATTTGAAAGAAGGGCATTCCTTTCCAAAAGCTCGTGAACTTGCTCTTACCAAAACATGTAAAACCAGTATTGAATTTTCTTCAAATAACATACTCGGAATTGAATATATCAAATGGATTTACAGGTTAAATTCAAAGATTGAACCATTTACTATAAGAAGGATAGGTACCTCTTATAATGACCCCAACCTCACGCAAGACACATACGCTTCTGCTACTGCTATAAGAAGAAACATAAATAACTTACACGAAATCAAAAACAAAATGCCATCTGTTTCATATGAAATACTGATAGAAGAATTTGAAAATGGAAGAGGTCCTGTTTTTCTTGAGGATTACTTTAAGTTTTTTATCTACAACGCCATCGTTGTACCAGATTTTTTGAAAAATAAAATTGATGTCAAAGAAGGACTTGAAAATAGATTTGAAAAGTACATTTTCAATTCTCAATCAGTTAAAAATCTCTTTGAGAATGTAAAAACTAAAAGATATACCCTCACAAGACTTCAGAGAATATTTATACACGCTATTGTGAGAAATAATCTTGACCAAAAAACTCTTCTTTCCATTACACCCTATGTAAGAGTTTTGGGATTCAACCAAAAAGGAAAAGAATATCTCAATAAGATAAAAGGCAAAATTGAGTATATCACAAAAATAAATCAGCAGTGGTTAAAAAAACCTCAATATAAAGAACTTCTTGAACTTGAAATCAGGTCTTCAATGTTACATGCTTTGCAGTATAAAGATTTTCACAAATATTTGTTGACAGAATTTAAATCATCTCCTATCTACATTAGTTCAAGAAGCTAA
- a CDS encoding patatin-like phospholipase family protein: MKKVSLALGSGAMRGFAHIGVIEVLEKEFKFEAFSGSSIGAVIGAFYCLGYDLNLIYKVAKQIRNDILIDFKVRKNALISGKNIEEILKLFLRDKRFSDLKYPFYVVATDLLRGEQVVFSEGSLYDAVRSSISIPGVLPPYKIGDAVLVDGAVVDKVPGKVLRENGCEFVVGVDVSGKNSLKEPKNIFEMIMTTIDIMGEEILRLKQGYFDYLIKINLEDINPYTLVDVEKAYKRGKKRAEEELANLKILAS; encoded by the coding sequence ATGAAAAAAGTTTCGCTTGCACTTGGCTCTGGTGCAATGAGAGGATTTGCACACATAGGGGTTATAGAAGTGCTGGAAAAGGAGTTTAAATTTGAAGCTTTTTCTGGCTCGAGCATTGGTGCTGTTATAGGTGCGTTTTACTGTCTTGGGTATGATCTTAATCTTATATATAAAGTTGCAAAGCAAATAAGAAATGATATACTTATAGATTTTAAAGTAAGAAAAAATGCTCTCATTTCAGGTAAAAATATTGAAGAGATTTTGAAACTTTTTTTGAGAGATAAAAGGTTTTCAGATTTGAAATATCCGTTTTATGTTGTTGCAACAGACCTTCTAAGAGGTGAGCAGGTGGTCTTCAGTGAGGGAAGCTTATATGATGCTGTGCGAAGCAGCATATCTATTCCGGGTGTTCTTCCACCATATAAAATAGGGGATGCTGTACTGGTTGATGGAGCGGTAGTAGACAAAGTGCCGGGAAAGGTCTTGAGAGAAAACGGTTGTGAATTTGTAGTTGGAGTTGATGTTTCAGGTAAAAATTCACTTAAAGAACCCAAAAATATTTTTGAAATGATTATGACTACCATTGATATTATGGGTGAAGAGATACTCAGACTGAAACAAGGTTACTTTGATTATCTCATAAAAATTAATCTTGAAGATATAAATCCATATACTCTTGTAGATGTAGAAAAGGCGTATAAAAGAGGGAAAAAAAGGGCAGAAGAGGAGTTAGCAAACTTAAAAATTTTAGCTTCTTGA
- a CDS encoding lipopolysaccharide biosynthesis protein, translated as MIYIFKKRIKEMVVIVVLFLILSAVVVQFFTKTLWTAETNLRLDNNLLNPFNFNTLSTSVSNIVQGLYSNITSLDLNKEYLEMVALNPPFIDYVTSRYGEDERFGIFIEPKASKSGINYVMVRAVADSQTAAQNMLNEYLKSLDNQVISDLKSKSEAAQKLLDELLLERRKYEKTSLTSSEQEQLSQISAAINLIKWVNSHFNKVIDLKNAIYQYGKVKVYESAGSKFEKALRVVAGMLAGVIVAILYVIYRERKYIIQNL; from the coding sequence ATGATTTATATATTCAAGAAAAGAATTAAGGAAATGGTAGTAATAGTTGTATTATTTTTAATACTATCAGCTGTGGTTGTACAATTTTTCACAAAAACATTGTGGACAGCTGAGACAAACCTAAGGCTTGATAATAATCTTCTGAATCCATTCAACTTTAATACTTTATCCACCAGTGTTTCTAATATAGTACAGGGATTGTATTCAAATATAACCTCATTGGATTTAAACAAAGAATATTTAGAGATGGTGGCACTGAACCCTCCTTTTATTGACTATGTCACAAGCAGATATGGTGAAGATGAGAGATTTGGAATTTTTATTGAACCTAAAGCTTCAAAGAGCGGAATAAATTATGTTATGGTTAGAGCTGTTGCAGATTCACAGACTGCTGCTCAGAATATGCTAAATGAATATCTCAAAAGTTTGGATAACCAGGTAATCTCAGATTTGAAAAGTAAATCAGAAGCAGCTCAAAAACTTTTAGATGAGCTTTTACTTGAAAGGAGAAAATATGAAAAAACAAGCTTAACTTCAAGTGAACAAGAACAGCTAAGCCAAATCTCAGCTGCTATAAATCTTATAAAATGGGTAAATAGTCATTTCAACAAAGTGATTGATTTGAAAAATGCTATTTATCAGTATGGAAAAGTAAAGGTGTATGAATCTGCTGGTAGCAAGTTTGAGAAGGCTTTGAGAGTTGTTGCTGGGATGTTAGCAGGTGTAATTGTGGCAATTTTGTATGTAATATACAGAGAGAGAAAATATATTATCCAGAATTTATAA
- a CDS encoding DegT/DnrJ/EryC1/StrS family aminotransferase, giving the protein MISLIDLKRQYKNISREIMDSVKEVFESGQYILGPKVTEFEKKCTEYLNVKHAIGVGNGTDALVIALESLGIGKGDEVITTPFTFFATAEAIVRVGAKPVFVDIDPLSYNIDHEKIEEKITKHTKAIIPVHIFGQVCDMKKIVQIAQKYNLYIIEDACQAFGAEFEGKKAGTIGDVGCFSFFPTKNLGGFGDGGLIVTDSDEIASKARMLRQHGSKKKYFNEMIGFNSRLDEVQAAILLVKLKYIDNWNRRRIEIAQKFSQNLKLDGLVTPKKCNNFEFGHIYHLYVLQHEKRDCIMEYLKQKGIATGIYYPVPLHLTKALSFLGYKEGDFEVAERLCRRSFAIPMYPELTDEEIEYITTSINQFGGSL; this is encoded by the coding sequence ATGATCTCGCTTATTGATTTGAAAAGACAGTACAAAAATATTTCCAGAGAAATAATGGACAGCGTAAAAGAGGTATTTGAAAGTGGACAATATATCTTAGGACCGAAAGTCACAGAATTTGAAAAAAAGTGTACTGAATATCTGAATGTAAAACATGCAATAGGTGTTGGAAATGGGACAGACGCCTTGGTCATAGCACTTGAAAGTCTTGGTATAGGAAAAGGTGATGAGGTTATAACTACTCCTTTTACCTTTTTTGCAACAGCGGAGGCAATAGTAAGAGTGGGTGCAAAGCCGGTATTTGTTGACATTGATCCTCTGTCGTATAACATAGACCATGAAAAGATAGAAGAAAAGATTACTAAACATACAAAAGCTATTATTCCTGTCCACATATTTGGTCAAGTGTGTGATATGAAGAAAATAGTACAAATTGCCCAAAAGTATAACCTGTATATTATAGAAGATGCTTGCCAGGCGTTTGGTGCTGAATTTGAAGGGAAAAAGGCAGGCACAATTGGAGATGTGGGATGTTTTTCATTCTTTCCTACGAAGAACTTGGGTGGGTTTGGCGACGGAGGTTTGATTGTAACAGATTCTGATGAGATTGCGTCAAAAGCAAGGATGCTCAGACAGCATGGTTCAAAAAAGAAGTATTTCAATGAGATGATAGGATTTAACAGCAGGCTTGACGAAGTGCAGGCAGCAATACTTCTTGTTAAATTAAAATATATTGACAATTGGAATAGAAGAAGAATAGAAATAGCTCAAAAGTTTTCTCAAAATTTAAAACTCGATGGGTTAGTCACCCCTAAAAAATGTAATAATTTTGAGTTTGGTCACATATATCACCTATATGTTCTCCAACATGAAAAAAGAGATTGTATAATGGAGTATTTAAAACAAAAAGGAATCGCAACAGGCATATATTATCCTGTGCCATTACATCTTACTAAAGCTTTGAGCTTTTTGGGGTATAAAGAAGGTGACTTTGAGGTTGCCGAAAGGTTGTGCAGACGGTCATTTGCAATTCCAATGTATCCTGAACTGACTGATGAAGAAATAGAATATATAACAACTTCAATAAATCAATTTGGAGGGAGTTTATAA
- a CDS encoding electron transfer flavoprotein subunit beta/FixA family protein, whose amino-acid sequence MKILVCIKQVINSDKIEYNAQTKTIKRSAQHLINNPADLSALEFALKIKDAYNDAYITTLSMGPDECKNKIKELIEVGCDSCVLLTDKRLVGSDAYSTAYALAKSIEKLGDFDLILCGESSLDGETSIVPPQIAEYLNIPHIASASDIKVLDTQRIEVERKLENQLFRFEVKLPALISVKKDSAYLRLPKLSLMLKALCYTPQIVNLADLENFDFSKVGIEGSKTLVNRFIEQSFDNNKCEIYENIDDSQIECIANIVMRLI is encoded by the coding sequence ATGAAAATTCTTGTATGTATAAAACAAGTAATAAACTCGGATAAAATAGAGTATAATGCTCAAACAAAGACGATAAAGAGAAGTGCTCAACATTTAATAAACAATCCTGCAGACCTTAGCGCTTTAGAATTTGCTTTAAAAATAAAAGATGCGTATAATGATGCTTATATCACAACACTTTCAATGGGTCCTGATGAATGTAAAAACAAAATAAAAGAACTTATTGAGGTTGGTTGTGATAGTTGTGTCCTTTTGACAGATAAAAGACTTGTTGGTTCTGATGCGTATTCTACTGCGTATGCACTAGCAAAGTCTATTGAAAAACTTGGCGATTTTGACTTGATACTGTGCGGAGAGTCTTCTTTAGACGGTGAAACATCTATTGTTCCACCTCAAATTGCTGAATATCTCAATATCCCTCACATTGCATCCGCATCTGATATAAAGGTTTTAGATACACAAAGAATTGAAGTTGAAAGAAAATTGGAAAATCAATTATTTAGATTTGAAGTGAAGTTACCTGCACTGATTTCTGTAAAGAAAGATAGTGCATATCTCAGACTTCCAAAACTGAGTTTAATGCTAAAAGCTCTTTGTTATACTCCTCAAATCGTTAATTTGGCAGACTTAGAAAATTTTGATTTTAGTAAAGTGGGGATAGAAGGTTCAAAAACCTTGGTCAATAGGTTTATTGAACAAAGCTTTGATAATAATAAGTGTGAAATTTATGAAAATATTGATGATAGCCAAATAGAGTGTATAGCTAACATTGTTATGAGATTAATATAA